Proteins encoded by one window of Methanobacterium sp. Maddingley MBC34:
- a CDS encoding methylase involved in ubiquinone/menaquinone biosynthesis (PFAM: Methyltransferase domain) has product MLNGFRFKMLNREASSPKNKSLEIIEHLNLHNGMVVGDIGSGGGYFIHEFSRKVGREGHLYAIDTNENALDFIKTHLPTNIQNVETLLVNPNGINLPEKSVDLFFLRNVFHHIPNQTEYFKGIGKFLKDDGKIAIIDYNKRKLSFTGLFGHYTPEIVLLDVMKQAGFSLLEKYDFLPDQLFMVFEKWP; this is encoded by the coding sequence ATGCTAAATGGATTCAGGTTTAAAATGTTAAATCGAGAGGCTTCTTCACCAAAAAATAAATCTTTAGAAATCATAGAACATCTTAATCTTCATAATGGGATGGTAGTGGGGGATATTGGGTCTGGTGGAGGGTATTTCATCCATGAATTTTCCAGAAAAGTGGGAAGGGAAGGTCACCTTTATGCCATTGATACCAATGAAAACGCTCTTGATTTTATAAAGACTCATCTTCCAACGAACATTCAGAATGTGGAAACATTACTGGTTAATCCAAATGGGATAAATTTACCTGAAAAGAGTGTGGATCTATTTTTTTTGAGAAATGTGTTCCATCATATCCCCAATCAGACTGAATATTTTAAAGGTATTGGAAAATTTCTAAAAGATGATGGAAAAATAGCCATTATTGATTATAACAAAAGAAAACTCAGTTTCACAGGTCTTTTTGGACATTACACTCCTGAAATTGTTCTTTTAGATGTTATGAAACAAGCGGGGTTCTCCCTTCTGGAAAAATATGATTTTTTACCGGACCAGTTATTCATGGTTTTTGAAAAATGGCCATGA